The genomic stretch ACTAACACCAAAGACCCATCCACTAAATTTTGATGAATATTTAAAGATAAAAATTGTTCATCGCATAATGTCCATTGTAACTTCGATTCTTCTACTGCCAGTAAATGTAATTCTAATTTCCCTGACATTATATTTTTAGTAACTTGGGCAAGATATAACATTTAACAGTGAAAAGTAAATAGTGAATAATGAACAATTAGGAATAGAAATTGATTGTTAATTGTTAATTGTTTATTAAGTATTACCTATTTTAATAAAGCAATACGTTTTTGTAAAATTTTCCATTGAATTTTACTCTCTTTTAAAGCATTTTCTGCTGTTTCAATAATTTCTTTGGGTGCTTTATTAACAAAATTAGGATTATTTAATCTTCCTTCTAAAGATTTGATTTCTCCTTCAATTTTACCTAGTTTTTTCTCTAGTTTAACTGTTAATTTTTCTATATCGATAATACCTTCTAAGGGTATCAATATTTGAATTGTACCAACAACAGAAGCTATTCCACGAGAATCTGTTGTGAAAACTTCTTCTGTTAAACTATGGGTGATGATAAGATTCTCTACTTTTGCTAATTCGTTGATATAAGTTTTAGTCTGGTTTAAAATTATTCTTTCAGCATCATTATCAGACTGTAAAATCACATTAACCTTAACACCTGGTTTAATTTCTGCTTCAGCACGGAGATTACGAATTGCTCGAATTGTCTCAAATAATACGCTAAAACTGGTTTCTAAGTGGTTATCGATAAGAGTGATTAAAGGAAGACTGATAACCTTTGGAGTGGTTGATTCAATTTCTAATGCCATATCTTTATCATCACTAGAATTTCCAAAAATTTCTTGTTTCCAATTATTTAATTGTTGCCAAGTTTTTTGTCTTGTCTTTGCAAATACTAGATTTTGATAACCAAACCATAAACTATATAATAATCCGATTAAACGCAATAACGGGGCTAAGAGAAGAAATTCATGAATAGCAGTAATAACAGACGTAATTAACTCTAAAACAAGAAAAGTAGCGAAAATTATTCCTAAAAGGGTGAAAGGTTGTTGATATTTACGGATAAATTCACTAACCTTATCTGGTAGTTGATCTAATAAACCCACTACTTGATTTCCTAGTTTAATAATAGTGCCTTCCTCATTTTCATTTATCCCCATTATGGGTGTCGTCATTATTGCTTCTTGAGGAGATAAGTTGATTAATTCGTCAACGATAGGGAAAGACTGTAAAGCTAAACTTTCATTTTCGTTTTGGGTTAAAGTATGCCAAATTTCTTCAGTGATATGAGGCATGAAAGGATGTAGAAGTTTTAATATTCCTTCCAATATGTATCCCAAGGTTTGTTGTGCTACTAAACGAGAAGAAGATTCTTCTTTCTGCCATAAACGAGTCTTGACTAATTCAATGTAAGAGTCACAAAAATCACCCCAGATAAATTCATATAATCCTTTAGCGGCTTCTCCTAAACCATAATTCTCGATCGATTCTCTTGTTTCTTTGACAACTTGGTTAAATCGTGATATGATCCAGCGATCGCTTAACTCTAATTGTTGTAAATTGGGATAGCCTAATTGTTGAGGTGTTTTGCCTTCGAGATTCATCAACACAAAACGAGCGGCATTCCATAATTTATTGGCAAAATTACGACTAGCTTCCACAGATTCCGATTCGTCTGTTTCACGGTTATATTGTAAACTAATATCTTGTCCTGCTCCTGCAACTTCTCGAATTAAGGTATATCTAAGAGCATCTGTACCGTACTTATCACTTAATAATAAAGGATCAATACCGTTATTGGCAGATTTTGACATTTTTTTGCCGTTTTCATCTCTTACCAAACCATGAATATATACATCTTTAAAAGGCATTTTATTGGTAAAATGTCCAGCCATCATAGTCATTCGGGCTACCCAAAAGAAAATAATATCAAATCCTGTCACTAATGTTGCATTGGGATAGTAAGTAACTAAATCATCTGTATTGAAAGGCCAACCCATGGTTGAAAAAGGCCATAATCCAGAGGAAAACCATGTATCGAGGACATCTGGATCTTGAGCTATGATTATGTCTTCTCCGTATTGCTCACAGGCTTTGTCCCTCGCTTCGCTTTCATTGAATGCTACAACAAAGGGAGTGTCGTCAGTAATTTCTCCTCCAGTTTTACTGATAATATACCAAGCTGGAATTTGATGTCCCCACCAAAGTTGACGGGAAATGCACCAATCCTGAATTTTGACAAGCCAATCACGATAGACTTTTTGCCATCTTTGTGGCACAAAATGAGGGGAATTATTCTCGTCTAATTCTGTTAAGGCTTTTTGGGCTAAAGGCTCAATTTTCACATACCATTGAGTAGATAATAATGGTTCAACCGGCACTTTACCTCGATCGCTGTATGGAATACTATGGCGATAGGCTTCGACTCTCACTAAAAATCCTTCTTTTTCCAGACGATTAACAACATTTTTCCTTGCCTCAAATCTATCTTGCCCTTGAAATTCACCGCCATTTTCGTTGATAGTACCATCTTTATTTAGAATATTGATAAAGAGTAAATCATGACGTTTACCCATCTGAAAATCGTTAGGATCATGAGCTGGAGTTACTTTAACACATCCCGTACCAAAAGCAGGATCAACAAATTCATCGGCAATAATAGGAATTTCTCGGAAGGTTATCGGCAAAATAAGAGTTTTACCAATTAAGTGTTGATAGCGCTCATCATGAGGATTAACGGCAACAGCAGTATCTCCTAACATGGTTTCAGGACGTGTCGTGGCAACTTCTACATATTCGTCTCCTTCTGTTAATGGGTAACGTAAGTGCCATAAATTTCCATCAACTTCTTTATTTTCAACTTCTAAATCTGATACCGCCGATTGAGATTCAGGACACCAGTTAACCATATAATTACCCCGATAAATCAAGCCTTCTTCATATAATTTAATGAAAGCAGTTTTAACGGCAGTACATAAATTCTCATCTAGGGTAAATCTTTCTCTACTCCAATCTGCGGATAAACCCAATCTTTGCAGTTGGTTAACAATCGCACCTCCTGATTCTTCTCTCCATTGCCAAGCCTTCTCTAAAAATTTCTCTCTCCCTAAATCATAACGAGTTTTACCTTCTTCTTTGAGTTGCTTTTCAATGATGGTTTGTACCGCAATACTAGCATGATCTGTACCGGGCAAACAGAGAGTATTTTTTCCTCTCATACGATGGTAACGAATTAAGGTATCAATGAGAGATGTATTGAAAGCGTGTCCCATGTGCAATCTTCCCGTTACATTAGGGGGGGGAATTACGATCGCATAAGGCTCTTTTTCATCTTTAGGATTAGCTTTAAAAATTTCTTGCGATCGCCAAAATTCTTGCCATTTTGCTTCTGTTGTATGAGGTTCGTATTGAGAGGGTAATGTGGAGTGAGAATTATTCATAAAATGAGAATCTATATTAGTTTTAATATCATTGTTTTCTCATTATCTGTGATTCCCTCTCAATGATCAACTTTTGAGTAGGCTGTGGATATAAACCACAAAAAACATTATATATAGCAATAGTGGATAAACTTTCTCTAACTCCGACATGATTAAATCAGGGTGATAACCAGAATCTACTAATATTATTTATTTTAGGACTTACGCATTGACAAAAAAGGAAAAATATGTTTGTCTAATTTGGCGTTGCTGAAATTTTTAACAGGCATAATTAATAATATGGTTACAACAAATAAGATTAATTTTGTAACATTAGATCATGATCTTGAATAAAAAAGAAAAGAAACAACTATGTTGAATAACTTAAAATCAGCTCTTCAGTCTAAAAAAATTCTTATGGTAGGAACGATCGTGCTACTCTCATTAACTTCTGGTACGATAGCTATTTCCTCAAATTTCCAA from Geminocystis sp. NIES-3709 encodes the following:
- a CDS encoding valine--tRNA ligase, whose translation is MNNSHSTLPSQYEPHTTEAKWQEFWRSQEIFKANPKDEKEPYAIVIPPPNVTGRLHMGHAFNTSLIDTLIRYHRMRGKNTLCLPGTDHASIAVQTIIEKQLKEEGKTRYDLGREKFLEKAWQWREESGGAIVNQLQRLGLSADWSRERFTLDENLCTAVKTAFIKLYEEGLIYRGNYMVNWCPESQSAVSDLEVENKEVDGNLWHLRYPLTEGDEYVEVATTRPETMLGDTAVAVNPHDERYQHLIGKTLILPITFREIPIIADEFVDPAFGTGCVKVTPAHDPNDFQMGKRHDLLFINILNKDGTINENGGEFQGQDRFEARKNVVNRLEKEGFLVRVEAYRHSIPYSDRGKVPVEPLLSTQWYVKIEPLAQKALTELDENNSPHFVPQRWQKVYRDWLVKIQDWCISRQLWWGHQIPAWYIISKTGGEITDDTPFVVAFNESEARDKACEQYGEDIIIAQDPDVLDTWFSSGLWPFSTMGWPFNTDDLVTYYPNATLVTGFDIIFFWVARMTMMAGHFTNKMPFKDVYIHGLVRDENGKKMSKSANNGIDPLLLSDKYGTDALRYTLIREVAGAGQDISLQYNRETDESESVEASRNFANKLWNAARFVLMNLEGKTPQQLGYPNLQQLELSDRWIISRFNQVVKETRESIENYGLGEAAKGLYEFIWGDFCDSYIELVKTRLWQKEESSSRLVAQQTLGYILEGILKLLHPFMPHITEEIWHTLTQNENESLALQSFPIVDELINLSPQEAIMTTPIMGINENEEGTIIKLGNQVVGLLDQLPDKVSEFIRKYQQPFTLLGIIFATFLVLELITSVITAIHEFLLLAPLLRLIGLLYSLWFGYQNLVFAKTRQKTWQQLNNWKQEIFGNSSDDKDMALEIESTTPKVISLPLITLIDNHLETSFSVLFETIRAIRNLRAEAEIKPGVKVNVILQSDNDAERIILNQTKTYINELAKVENLIITHSLTEEVFTTDSRGIASVVGTIQILIPLEGIIDIEKLTVKLEKKLGKIEGEIKSLEGRLNNPNFVNKAPKEIIETAENALKESKIQWKILQKRIALLK